A genomic stretch from Antarcticibacterium flavum includes:
- a CDS encoding TIGR03915 family putative DNA repair protein produces MHQPILTLVYDGSLEGLFCCIFAAFEQKLKVDSIYTRDNLQPNMFSPPEEIYTDSLKAERVKSGLIRILGVQEFRRLYFAFQSEVPGMEMKILEFAQMAFTKKNFSPKDYGEPAILWVAKTAKMVSREKHRMEAFVRFKLTADEIYFAQIEPDFNVLPLIRKHFESRYADQKWLIFDKKRNYGIFFDLETTNFITFDNCEFSNEDALNDSVFDATEIEFEDLWQNYFNSTNIKSRKNLKLHNRHIPRRYWKYLSEKKPLHK; encoded by the coding sequence ATGCACCAACCTATTCTAACCCTGGTCTATGACGGCAGTTTGGAAGGTCTATTCTGTTGTATTTTCGCGGCTTTTGAACAAAAATTGAAGGTAGACTCTATCTACACCAGGGACAACCTGCAACCAAATATGTTTTCCCCTCCAGAAGAAATATACACAGATTCCCTGAAGGCGGAAAGAGTAAAAAGCGGTTTAATTAGGATTTTGGGTGTGCAGGAATTCCGCAGATTATATTTTGCATTTCAAAGCGAGGTCCCCGGGATGGAAATGAAGATCCTGGAATTTGCTCAAATGGCTTTTACAAAGAAAAATTTCAGCCCAAAGGATTACGGGGAACCGGCGATCCTTTGGGTGGCTAAGACTGCAAAGATGGTGAGCAGGGAAAAACATCGTATGGAAGCATTTGTTAGATTCAAACTTACCGCAGATGAGATCTACTTTGCACAAATCGAACCGGATTTTAATGTACTCCCACTTATCCGGAAGCATTTTGAAAGCCGTTATGCCGACCAAAAGTGGTTAATTTTTGATAAAAAGCGCAATTATGGGATATTCTTTGACCTTGAGACTACGAATTTTATAACATTTGACAATTGTGAATTCAGCAATGAAGATGCTCTTAATGACTCTGTTTTTGATGCAACTGAAATAGAATTTGAGGATCTTTGGCAAAATTACTTTAATAGCACGAATATCAAATCCCGGAAGAACCTAAAATTACATAACCGGCATATACCCCGACGCTACTGGAAGTATTTAAGTGAGAAGAAACCTTTGCATAAATAA
- a CDS encoding putative DNA modification/repair radical SAM protein, whose translation MSFERIKEKLNILADAAKYDISCSSSGSKRANKNKGLGNSDGMGICHSYTEDGRCVSLLKILLTNHCIFDCAYCVTRKSNDIPRAAFKVQEVVDLTMSFYRRNYIEGLFLSSGIFKSPDHTMERLVQVAKKLRLEENFNGYIHLKSIPGASDELMMEAGLYADRLSVNIEIPTISGLKLLAPDKKHEDFTKPMLAVQNGINKFKSEQKIIKSTPKYAPAGQSTQMIVGATGESDRDVMYSATYYYKKYQMKRVYYSGYIPVADDSRLPALGSPVPMLRENRLYQTDWLLRFYGFDVRELLNDDTPNLDLDIDPKLSWALRNRNLFPVDINKAGREMIARVPGIGMKSVHKIIEARRFRKLNWEHLKKIGVALNRAKYFITCDSSQWVKQDLSSLKIKGQILQGSGSKYLQQLSPQLSLF comes from the coding sequence CAATAGTGACGGGATGGGCATTTGCCATAGCTACACAGAAGATGGCCGTTGTGTATCCCTCCTAAAGATCCTGCTTACCAATCACTGCATTTTTGATTGTGCCTATTGCGTAACCAGAAAGAGCAATGATATTCCCAGAGCTGCTTTTAAAGTTCAGGAGGTGGTAGATCTCACCATGAGCTTTTACAGAAGAAATTATATAGAAGGCCTTTTCCTGAGTTCCGGCATCTTTAAAAGTCCAGACCATACCATGGAACGGCTGGTGCAGGTGGCAAAAAAACTTAGACTGGAAGAGAATTTCAACGGATACATACACCTAAAATCCATCCCGGGAGCTAGCGATGAATTAATGATGGAAGCGGGGTTGTATGCAGACAGGCTTTCAGTAAATATTGAGATCCCAACTATATCTGGTTTGAAATTACTTGCACCAGATAAAAAACATGAGGATTTCACCAAACCAATGCTGGCGGTACAAAATGGGATCAATAAATTTAAGAGTGAACAAAAGATCATAAAAAGCACCCCTAAATATGCCCCTGCAGGACAAAGCACTCAAATGATCGTTGGGGCTACGGGAGAGAGTGACAGGGATGTAATGTATTCTGCCACTTATTATTACAAAAAGTACCAGATGAAGCGGGTGTATTATTCCGGCTATATTCCTGTAGCAGATGATTCCAGATTGCCTGCATTGGGCAGCCCGGTGCCAATGTTAAGAGAAAACCGGCTCTACCAAACAGACTGGCTGCTTAGGTTCTATGGTTTTGATGTAAGAGAGCTCCTGAACGACGATACCCCAAACCTGGATTTGGATATTGATCCAAAATTAAGCTGGGCGCTGCGCAACAGGAACCTATTTCCTGTAGATATCAATAAAGCCGGTAGAGAAATGATCGCCCGGGTACCGGGCATTGGAATGAAATCTGTCCACAAGATAATTGAGGCCAGGCGTTTCAGGAAATTAAACTGGGAACATCTTAAAAAAATTGGTGTGGCATTAAACAGGGCGAAATATTTTATCACCTGTGACTCCTCGCAGTGGGTGAAACAGGATCTTAGCTCATTAAAGATCAAAGGCCAGATCTTGCAGGGTTCCGGCAGTAAATACCTGCAGCAGCTAAGCCCTCAATTAAGCCTATTTTAA